One Dioscorea cayenensis subsp. rotundata cultivar TDr96_F1 chromosome 17, TDr96_F1_v2_PseudoChromosome.rev07_lg8_w22 25.fasta, whole genome shotgun sequence DNA window includes the following coding sequences:
- the LOC120280761 gene encoding LOW QUALITY PROTEIN: protein FANTASTIC FOUR 4-like (The sequence of the model RefSeq protein was modified relative to this genomic sequence to represent the inferred CDS: deleted 1 base in 1 codon) has protein sequence MATCGGLRQFFEKSMPENSSFLESLSAWNHITNIKPLETSIGSMTELLPSSYGENNGKKPALDPPPGLPKHKHQFSIDSLQLCTEGLGSESFDGVENSMKGSDDDDWSGSGMMSDKEGKTADRQSRCYLEVKAKEQWGRFPPPISTLGKSGKPWMYFKSYRNDGRFVLREMRIPTQELFHASREDGRLKLQLVHQEDEVAMEEEKDEGDEESEHSDHVDDG, from the exons ATGGCTACCTGTGGAGGCCTGAGGCAGTTCTTTGAGAAGTCAATGCCGGAGAATTCTTCATTTTTAGAGTCACTGTCTGCATGGAATCATATTACAAACATAAAGCCGCTCGAAACCAGTATTGGATCAATGACTGAACTCCTGCCGTCTAGTTATGGTGAGAACAATGGCAAGAAACCAGCATTGGATCCTCCACCTGGTTTGCCCAAGCATAAGCATCAGTTTAGTATTGACTCTTTGCAGCTCTGCACTGAAGGACTTGGGTCTGAGAGCTTTGATGGAGTTGAGAACTCGATGAAGGGCTCTGACGATGATGACTGGAGTGGAAGTGGGATGATGAGTGACAAAGAAGGGAAGACGGCGGACAGGCAATCAAGGTGTTACTTAGAGGTGAAAGCAAAGGAGCAATGGG GGCGATTTCCACCCCCAATATCAACATTAGGTAAGAGTGGCAAGCCATGGATGTACTTCAAATCTTACAGGAATGATGGGAGGTTTGTGCTGAGAGAGATGAGGATCCCTACACAAGAGTTGTTCCATGCTTCTCGTGAAGACGGGAGACTCAAACTCCAACTAGTTCATCAAGAAGATGAGGTCGCtatggaagaagaaaaggatgaaggagatgaagaatcAGAGCACTCTGATCATGTGGATGATGGTTAG